The following are encoded together in the Lathyrus oleraceus cultivar Zhongwan6 chromosome 3, CAAS_Psat_ZW6_1.0, whole genome shotgun sequence genome:
- the LOC127130347 gene encoding uncharacterized protein LOC127130347, whose product MPTYAKFMKDIISKRRAIDTDLIILTETCSVILQGMKIPMKKKDRGAITIPCTIGDRSFKKDLIDLGASVSLMSLSIYKKLGIGVVQDTRMTLQFTDHSVKKPYGIVEDVLVKIDRFVFPVDFVILEMPEDEEIPLILGIPFLETGRCLINIEERTMTLNVYDEELKIDVRNSMKYKYDICTSHTIEVLDQVMMYESPLNAPQLPLEKMLSLSIFDIDKDVDNGEFEVLALTDAQPPWKGSRPHWWEDLRLPQTSEEDKKPKKGMKLK is encoded by the coding sequence atgcctacttatgccaagttcatgaaggacatcaTTTCGAAGAGGCGTGCCATCGACACCGACCTGATTATTCTAACCGAAACTTGTAGTGTTATTTTACAGGGTATGAAGATCCCAATGAAGAAGAAAGATCGAGGAGCGAtcactattccttgtaccattggagataggtcatTCAAAAAAGATCTTATTGATCTAGGAGCAAGTGTGAGTCTTATGTcgttatccatttacaagaagcTTGGTATAGGGGTTGTGCAAGATACCAGGATGACACTCCAATTCACCGATCATTCGGTCAAGAAACCGTATGGTATTGTTGAAGATGTTTTGGTGAAAATTGACAGGTTTGTATTCCCAGTGGATTTCGTAATTCTAGAAATGCCTGAAGATGAAGAGATCCCTCTCATCCTTGGGATACCCTTTTTAGAGACAGGAAGATGCTTGATCAACATAGAAGAAAGGACTATGACGCTGAATGTTTATGATGAGGAATTAAAGATTGATGTTCGAAACTCCATGAAGTACAAATATGATATTTGTACCAGTCATACTATAGAGGTTCTGGATCAAGTGATGATGTATGAAAGTCCTTTGAATGCACCACAGTTACCTTTGGAGAAAATGTTGAGTTTATCCATTTTTGACATTGATAAAGATGTGGACAATGGGGAATTCGAAGTGTTGGCCTTGACGGACGCACAACCCCCATGGAAAGGATCTCGACCACACTGGTGGGAAGATTTACGACTACCTCAAACTAGTGAGGAGGATAAAAAGCCCAAGAAGGGAATGAAGTTGAAATAA